One part of the Alligator mississippiensis isolate rAllMis1 chromosome 3, rAllMis1, whole genome shotgun sequence genome encodes these proteins:
- the LOC132249171 gene encoding C-type lectin domain family 1 member A-like yields MMGESVNYAELQFSKAPLGQTVRPQIQETEPRWSMWPLLLVLLAACLALLATTIVLGVCYWQVSTALVQSQDQLAETRAEGDCSQKKLQGRGTELQKARAAVGKVQKKLAWMQGQVQDLQEQLNKTAGDLACSRADCCPETWVLHRGKCLFLSKEKKTWLESLAACAANFSRLLVLRDWDLMTMPSFFTNMDTSYWIGLRYNRVWTWIDGTPYPQGPKSYDYVTYGTIKRGRIEPGGGYSKQQQWVCEKPSSCPQGDTEMIPQA; encoded by the exons ATGATGGGGGAGAGCGTGAACTATGCCGAACTGCAGTTCTCCAAGGCTCCCCTGGGACAAACTGTGAGGCCCCAGATACAAGAGACAG AGCCCCGGTGGAGCATGTGGCCCCTGCTCCTGGtcctgctggcagcctgcctggccctgctggccaccaccatcGTGCTGGGGGTCTGCT ACTGGCAGGTGAGCACGGCACTGGTGCAGTCCCAAGACCAGCTGGCAGAGACCAGAGCGgagggggactgcagccagaAAAAGCTGCAAGGCAGGGGCACAGAGCTGCAGAAGGCCAGGGCAGCAGTTGGGAAGGTCCAAAAGAAGCTGGCTTGGATGCAAGGGCAAGTCCAGgacctgcaggagcagctgaacAAAACTGCAGGAGACTTGGCTTGCAGTCGAGCAG ACTGCTGCCCGGAGACCTGGGTGCTGCACCGTGGGAAGTGCCTGTTCCTCTCCAAGGAAAAGAAGACCTGGTTGGAAAGCTTAGCGGCTTGTGCAGCAAATTTCTCCCGGCTCCTGGTCCTCAGGGACTGGGACCTCATGACCATGCCG AGCTTCTTCACCAACATGGACACCTCGTACTGGATCGGGTTGCGGTATAACAGGGTCTGGACTTGGATCGATGGGACTCCGTACCCACA aggTCCAAAATCTTATGATTATGTTACTTATGGAACAATTAAAAGGGGAAGAATAGAGCCAGGAGGTGGGtatagtaagcagcagcagtgggtgtgtGAGAAGCCATCCAGCTGCCCCCAGGGAGACACAGAGATGATCCCTCAGGCATGA